One genomic window of Spirochaetia bacterium 38H-sp includes the following:
- a CDS encoding TM1266 family iron-only hydrogenase system putative regulator has product MERRLGVVSILLRDKALVSRVNSLLSDFAHLVLGRMGLPLREKGVNVIALIVEGSTDELGALTGRLGRVEGVSVRSHLTDFKE; this is encoded by the coding sequence ATGGAGAGGCGTCTTGGTGTTGTGTCTATCCTTTTACGGGATAAGGCGCTTGTTTCTAGGGTCAATTCTCTTTTGTCGGATTTTGCTCATCTTGTGCTTGGTAGGATGGGGCTGCCTCTGCGGGAAAAGGGTGTCAATGTGATTGCTCTGATTGTCGAGGGTTCTACGGATGAGCTTGGGGCTCTGACGGGTAGGTTGGGGCGTGTGGAGGGTGTCAGTGTGCGGTCACATCTCACGGATTTTAAGGAATAA
- the hydE gene encoding [FeFe] hydrogenase H-cluster radical SAM maturase HydE: protein MNRADFFLAQLDEDSPVKDYIRELWALSLDKLKSMADDACKNTYGDEVYLRGLIEYTNVCRMDCLYCGIRKSNDKVNRYRLDEDSILAAVEEGYGRGFRTFVLQGGEDPEWPAERLARLVAKIKELCNYEVAVTLSSGLMTKDDYVILRDAGADRYLMRFETADSKLHERLRGGISLRRRIQALLDMRDAGFELGSGFMCGLPGEDDEVMLKNLYLCKLLELDMIGIGPFIPHPDTPLKDAPQLGLERTLKAEAILRIILPGANLPATTAAGSLQPDGRERMLECGANVLMPNLTPVIHKKDYLLYPGKICLDEDGFKCVSCLSLRVASVGKKIVWDIGTSKNYKERNGHVSRT, encoded by the coding sequence GTGAATAGAGCTGATTTTTTTCTTGCCCAGCTGGATGAGGATTCTCCAGTCAAGGATTACATAAGAGAACTTTGGGCTCTTTCTCTTGATAAACTCAAGAGCATGGCAGATGATGCCTGCAAGAATACTTACGGAGATGAGGTCTATCTTAGGGGTCTTATAGAATATACCAATGTATGCAGGATGGATTGTCTGTATTGTGGTATAAGAAAGAGTAACGATAAGGTAAACAGATACAGACTTGATGAGGACTCAATACTTGCTGCAGTTGAGGAAGGCTATGGAAGAGGGTTTAGAACCTTTGTTCTACAGGGAGGAGAAGATCCTGAGTGGCCTGCAGAGAGGCTTGCACGTCTGGTTGCAAAAATAAAAGAACTCTGTAATTACGAGGTAGCGGTTACTTTAAGCTCTGGGCTTATGACCAAGGATGACTATGTTATTTTGCGTGATGCAGGTGCGGACAGGTATCTCATGCGTTTTGAGACTGCTGATTCTAAACTACATGAGAGGCTGAGGGGTGGTATAAGTTTGAGGCGTCGTATACAGGCTCTTCTGGATATGCGGGATGCGGGCTTTGAGCTTGGCTCAGGCTTTATGTGTGGTCTTCCCGGGGAAGATGATGAGGTTATGCTCAAAAACCTGTATCTTTGCAAGCTTCTTGAGCTTGATATGATTGGCATAGGGCCATTTATTCCTCATCCAGACACTCCGCTTAAGGATGCTCCTCAGCTTGGGCTTGAGCGCACATTAAAAGCCGAGGCAATCCTGAGGATAATTCTGCCTGGTGCAAACTTGCCTGCTACTACAGCTGCCGGTAGTCTACAACCTGACGGCAGGGAAAGGATGCTTGAGTGCGGGGCAAATGTGCTCATGCCCAACCTTACGCCTGTCATACACAAAAAGGATTATCTCCTTTACCCTGGGAAAATCTGTCTTGACGAGGATGGTTTTAAGTGTGTGTCCTGTCTCAGTCTCAGAGTTGCAAGTGTAGGGAAGAAAATTGTCTGGGACATAGGGACATCAAAAAACTATAAGGAAAGGAATGGTCATGTATCCCGGACCTGA
- the hydF gene encoding [FeFe] hydrogenase H-cluster maturation GTPase HydF, whose translation MNSTPLAERPRIVILGETNAGKSSLLNAIFEKDVAIISDTPGTTTDPVTRAYELPDAGPVAITDTAGLGDDTELGELRMKKTRSMIDAADIALVVCPLDRPPTQQELSLIAELSKRKKNYLIAVSFTDKTPDRKRERWLEGKDHIKVSSVTKEGVPQLRKKLAELVKKTGTEPGPLEGLIQEGQMVLLVVPIDLAAPQGRLILPQVETIRNALDFDAHALVVKERELYSVYSKLPEPPALVVTDSQVFFKVAADIAPGQMLTSFSILFARKKGRLSQYVRGLAALTDFPRGKKVLVIESCSHHRGPDDIATVKIPRLFHQLVDSRIAFDHARELPEDLSAYGLVIHCGGCMVGRSAILSRLRRLAEAGIPVTNYGLFLAWAHGLLPRALEPFPYEYELYKKITRK comes from the coding sequence ATGAACAGCACACCACTTGCAGAAAGGCCGCGTATAGTAATTCTTGGAGAAACCAATGCGGGAAAGTCCAGCCTGCTCAATGCCATATTTGAAAAAGATGTGGCTATAATCTCTGATACTCCAGGAACAACAACGGACCCGGTAACACGCGCATACGAGTTGCCTGATGCAGGTCCTGTTGCCATAACGGATACTGCGGGGCTTGGTGACGATACTGAGCTTGGCGAGTTGCGTATGAAAAAAACACGCAGTATGATAGATGCCGCGGATATTGCGCTTGTTGTCTGTCCACTTGATAGGCCTCCGACTCAGCAGGAACTAAGTCTAATAGCAGAGCTCAGCAAAAGAAAAAAAAATTATCTTATAGCAGTGAGTTTTACTGACAAAACCCCAGACAGAAAAAGAGAACGCTGGCTGGAAGGAAAAGATCACATAAAAGTTTCGTCTGTAACAAAAGAAGGCGTGCCACAACTACGCAAAAAACTTGCAGAGCTTGTAAAAAAGACTGGTACGGAGCCAGGTCCGCTGGAAGGACTCATACAAGAAGGCCAGATGGTTTTGCTTGTAGTCCCCATAGACCTTGCTGCTCCGCAAGGAAGACTCATCTTGCCGCAGGTAGAAACCATAAGGAACGCGCTTGATTTTGATGCTCATGCGCTTGTAGTAAAAGAAAGGGAGCTCTATTCTGTCTACAGCAAACTCCCAGAGCCTCCCGCACTTGTGGTAACTGACAGCCAGGTATTCTTTAAAGTTGCAGCGGACATAGCCCCCGGACAGATGTTAACATCCTTCTCAATTCTCTTTGCCCGTAAAAAAGGACGCCTTTCCCAGTATGTAAGAGGCCTTGCCGCACTCACTGATTTTCCCCGCGGTAAAAAAGTCCTTGTTATAGAATCCTGCTCTCACCACAGAGGACCCGATGATATCGCCACGGTAAAAATCCCCAGATTATTCCATCAGCTTGTGGACTCCCGCATTGCCTTTGACCATGCCAGAGAATTACCGGAAGACCTCTCAGCTTATGGCCTTGTCATACATTGCGGTGGCTGTATGGTAGGCAGAAGCGCAATCCTGTCACGCTTAAGACGCCTTGCAGAAGCAGGAATACCTGTAACCAACTACGGACTTTTTCTTGCATGGGCGCACGGACTTTTGCCCAGAGCTCTTGAACCTTTCCCTTATGAATACGAACTTTATAAAAAAATAACAAGAAAATAG
- a CDS encoding secondary thiamine-phosphate synthase enzyme YjbQ, producing the protein MREIISVSTGRREELVDITDHVKDIVKKSGVENGLCSVYVQGATAAIMIQENWDDSVQEDVVDFLSRIIPRGIWRHDMQDGNGDSHLKAGLIGPSENIPVIDGRLGLSRWQNIFLCEFDGPRKRRDVVVTLISDRA; encoded by the coding sequence ATGAGAGAAATTATTTCTGTTTCTACTGGCCGGAGGGAAGAGCTTGTAGATATAACTGATCATGTTAAAGATATTGTAAAAAAGTCCGGTGTGGAAAACGGGTTGTGTTCTGTCTATGTGCAGGGTGCGACTGCTGCTATAATGATACAGGAGAACTGGGATGATTCTGTTCAGGAAGATGTTGTTGATTTTCTTTCTAGAATCATACCGCGTGGTATATGGCGGCATGATATGCAGGATGGTAATGGCGATTCTCATCTCAAGGCAGGACTCATAGGTCCGTCTGAGAACATTCCCGTGATAGACGGCAGGTTAGGGCTTTCTCGTTGGCAGAACATATTTTTATGTGAGTTTGATGGACCTAGAAAAAGACGGGATGTAGTTGTGACACTAATATCCGACAGGGCTTAA
- the adhE gene encoding bifunctional acetaldehyde-CoA/alcohol dehydrogenase: MGKFSHQQDKENNMSIKTLDDLNRLVDRVSKAQRIFASFSQEQTDVIFRHAALAANEHRIALAKLAVEETGMGIFEDKVIKNHFAAEFIYNKYAAEKTCGIIEEDTAAGIKKIAEPVGVIAGIIPTTNPTSTTIFKSLLALKTRNAIIFSPHPRAKKCTVEAARIILDAAVAAGAPEDIIGWIDEPTLELSSALMGHKGINLILATGGPGMVKAAYSSGTPAIGVGSGNTPAVMDETCDIKMAVSSILLSKSFDNGVICASEQSVVVVKDIYEAVKREFSARGAYILNEVEKKKLASIILKDGRINAEIVGQKAIKIAKMAGIDVPEDTKVLIGEIQEVREDEPFAREKLSPVLAMFKAKDFDDACRIAMEEVRLEGMGHTAVLYTDENNKERIDYFSSMMAAGRVLVNMPSSHGAIGDIYNFRLEPSLTLGCGSWGGNATSENVGTKHLINIKTVAARRENMLWFRVPSRIYFKQNAIEEGLKDLAGKTRAFIVTDKFLYDNGYTKKIENVLTAMGIRIEIFADVKPDPDIDTIYKGTDILNTYNPDVIIAIGGGSPMDAAKIMWLMYEQPGIKFADLAMRFMDMRKRIYKFPEIGKKAVFVAIPTTSGTGSEVTPFAVVTDNKTGTKYPIADYAITPDMAIIDPNLTMDMPASLTAYSGLDALVHALEAYVSVMATEYTDGLCLEAIKLIFDNLPAAWKDGAKNPAAREKMAYAATIAGMAFANAFLGICHSMAHKMGAAFNIPHGLANALLITDIIRYNATPSPTKQTAFPQYKYPTAQEKYARIADYLNLGGRNTEQKVEKLIEAIEQLKTKLAIPASIQQLGIKEEAFLSNLEKLSEMAFDDQCTGANPRYPLVSEIAEIYKKAYYGKEAKK; encoded by the coding sequence CTGGGAAAATTTTCACACCAGCAAGACAAGGAGAATAACATGAGCATAAAGACACTTGACGATCTAAATCGCCTGGTTGACAGAGTGAGCAAGGCACAGAGAATTTTTGCTTCTTTTTCTCAGGAGCAGACAGATGTTATCTTCCGGCATGCTGCCCTTGCGGCAAATGAGCACAGAATTGCGCTTGCAAAGCTGGCTGTAGAAGAAACCGGAATGGGTATCTTTGAGGACAAGGTTATAAAAAACCACTTTGCGGCAGAGTTTATCTATAACAAATATGCTGCAGAGAAAACCTGCGGTATAATAGAAGAAGATACTGCTGCCGGAATAAAAAAGATTGCAGAGCCTGTTGGTGTAATTGCAGGTATTATTCCAACAACAAATCCTACATCAACCACTATTTTTAAGAGTTTGCTTGCATTAAAAACTCGCAATGCTATAATTTTTTCTCCACACCCAAGAGCCAAAAAGTGTACGGTGGAGGCCGCAAGGATTATTCTTGATGCAGCAGTCGCAGCAGGCGCGCCTGAGGATATAATAGGCTGGATTGATGAGCCTACACTGGAACTTTCTTCTGCTCTTATGGGACATAAGGGAATCAATCTTATTCTTGCAACAGGTGGTCCAGGAATGGTAAAAGCTGCGTATTCTTCCGGGACGCCGGCAATTGGTGTGGGGTCAGGAAATACTCCTGCTGTTATGGACGAAACATGCGATATCAAGATGGCAGTAAGCTCCATACTTTTGAGTAAATCCTTTGATAACGGAGTAATTTGTGCAAGCGAACAGTCCGTCGTCGTAGTAAAGGATATCTATGAGGCTGTAAAAAGAGAGTTTTCTGCGCGCGGAGCATATATTCTAAACGAGGTAGAAAAGAAAAAACTTGCTTCCATAATATTAAAAGATGGAAGAATCAATGCAGAAATAGTAGGCCAAAAAGCCATAAAGATTGCAAAGATGGCAGGTATTGATGTGCCAGAAGATACAAAGGTGCTTATAGGTGAGATACAGGAAGTAAGAGAAGATGAGCCATTTGCAAGAGAAAAGCTGTCCCCAGTACTTGCAATGTTTAAAGCAAAGGATTTTGATGATGCATGCCGCATAGCAATGGAAGAAGTAAGACTAGAAGGTATGGGGCACACTGCTGTATTGTATACGGACGAAAACAACAAAGAAAGAATAGACTATTTTTCCAGTATGATGGCAGCAGGAAGGGTGCTTGTAAATATGCCTTCCAGCCACGGGGCAATAGGTGATATATACAACTTTCGCCTTGAGCCATCCCTCACACTTGGATGCGGAAGCTGGGGCGGAAACGCAACAAGCGAAAATGTAGGAACAAAACATCTCATCAATATAAAGACAGTTGCGGCAAGGAGAGAAAACATGTTGTGGTTTAGAGTGCCATCCAGAATATACTTTAAACAAAATGCAATAGAAGAGGGGCTCAAGGATCTTGCAGGTAAAACTAGAGCCTTTATTGTCACGGACAAGTTTTTATATGACAACGGATATACAAAAAAAATAGAAAACGTTCTGACAGCTATGGGCATACGGATAGAAATTTTTGCAGATGTAAAACCGGATCCGGATATAGATACCATATACAAGGGTACGGATATATTAAACACCTATAATCCAGATGTAATAATAGCCATTGGAGGCGGAAGCCCAATGGATGCAGCAAAAATAATGTGGCTTATGTACGAGCAGCCGGGCATAAAGTTTGCAGATCTTGCAATGCGTTTTATGGATATGAGAAAAAGGATATACAAGTTCCCGGAGATCGGCAAAAAAGCAGTATTTGTCGCAATCCCAACGACAAGTGGGACAGGCTCAGAAGTGACGCCTTTTGCAGTTGTAACAGATAACAAAACAGGAACAAAGTATCCCATAGCAGACTATGCAATTACTCCGGATATGGCAATAATAGACCCCAACCTTACAATGGATATGCCGGCAAGCCTTACAGCCTACTCGGGACTGGATGCCCTAGTTCATGCTCTAGAAGCCTACGTATCAGTAATGGCAACAGAATATACGGACGGACTCTGCCTTGAGGCAATAAAGCTCATCTTTGACAATCTTCCAGCAGCATGGAAAGACGGAGCAAAAAATCCCGCAGCACGTGAAAAAATGGCTTATGCTGCAACAATAGCAGGAATGGCCTTTGCCAATGCATTCCTTGGCATATGCCACTCCATGGCACATAAGATGGGTGCAGCCTTTAACATTCCCCACGGACTTGCAAACGCTCTGCTCATAACGGACATAATCAGATACAATGCAACACCGTCCCCCACAAAGCAGACAGCCTTCCCGCAGTACAAGTATCCGACTGCACAGGAAAAATATGCCCGCATAGCGGACTATCTCAATCTGGGCGGAAGAAACACAGAGCAGAAAGTAGAAAAACTCATAGAAGCTATAGAACAGCTCAAAACAAAGCTTGCAATTCCTGCAAGCATACAACAGCTCGGAATAAAAGAAGAGGCCTTTTTGAGCAATCTTGAAAAACTCTCGGAGATGGCATTTGATGATCAGTGCACAGGAGCAAATCCGCGCTATCCACTTGTAAGTGAGATTGCAGAAATCTATAAGAAAGCATACTACGGGAAAGAAGCAAAAAAATAA
- a CDS encoding NERD domain-containing protein, whose translation MAIMYPASLPETAEISYAERIIYSALKKNLSDKYSIYHSFQWTEDKNIPRELDFIVVNPDKGFIVLEIKGGTISIESDTWYTNNEKGKYKIKNPFSQARNGMYFLLDHFRHVSKENFSGMANYAVCFPQTSYDASYIHPQMNKNNVLFNQHIDTIAEWIEELFVFPSYKANQFSSSHIPIFCNMLKPTLHMHLSIRAAMETQKEEISRLDFFQDYLLDILEDKNRAAFQGTAGTGKTWIAIKKAMRLAREGKKCLFLCYNKYLRQQIAEIIDSIQGDTEKNKPHIYTFHGYANHLLREYLFFLTRQDDKQETIFLEISRRLYPDRKIDKPYDLIGLLSGQESIAEPWEIIKEYQELDSRLYKVLESLLEENEEGYFDFNTPMALLTILDDPSYQAEKYDAIIIDEAQDFKKTWCDCLLKLMQSKRNRIVYIFYDDNQNIFAKKGQLPVIELINNYNVNPYLYKLRKNIRNTQAIHDYAISRTDLGKTAESIDIRGLEPKVIYVKTEREAREETGRLLTELIEQEKIANKNIIVLTDTSVKDSAFREEKQVGPFKLTESGKGDSGKYVRLRSVRRFKGLESDAVILVLHPETKKLEKRNELLYVAITRARFLLYIIEIEE comes from the coding sequence ATGGCAATAATGTATCCCGCAAGCCTTCCCGAGACAGCGGAAATATCCTACGCAGAAAGAATAATATATTCGGCATTAAAGAAAAACCTGTCGGACAAATACAGCATTTACCACTCTTTTCAGTGGACAGAAGATAAAAATATCCCCAGAGAACTGGATTTTATTGTAGTAAATCCGGATAAAGGATTTATAGTTCTGGAGATAAAAGGAGGAACTATCTCCATAGAGTCTGATACATGGTATACCAATAATGAGAAGGGAAAATACAAGATAAAAAACCCCTTTTCTCAGGCAAGAAACGGTATGTATTTCTTACTTGACCACTTTAGACATGTTAGCAAAGAAAACTTTTCCGGTATGGCAAACTATGCAGTCTGTTTTCCCCAGACAAGCTATGATGCCTCATACATACATCCACAAATGAATAAAAACAATGTGCTATTTAACCAGCATATTGACACTATAGCAGAGTGGATAGAAGAACTCTTTGTTTTCCCCTCATACAAAGCTAACCAATTCTCCAGTAGTCATATACCAATTTTCTGCAATATGCTAAAGCCAACTCTTCATATGCACCTATCCATAAGAGCTGCAATGGAAACACAAAAAGAGGAGATATCAAGACTGGATTTTTTTCAGGATTATCTTCTTGATATACTGGAGGATAAGAACAGAGCAGCTTTCCAGGGCACAGCAGGCACAGGAAAGACATGGATTGCAATAAAAAAGGCTATGAGATTGGCAAGAGAAGGCAAAAAATGCCTATTCCTTTGTTATAACAAATATCTAAGACAGCAGATAGCAGAAATAATAGATAGCATACAGGGCGATACAGAAAAAAACAAACCTCACATATACACATTTCACGGATATGCAAATCACCTTTTAAGAGAATATCTTTTTTTTCTCACAAGACAGGACGATAAACAGGAAACAATTTTTCTAGAAATATCACGCAGACTATATCCCGACAGAAAGATAGACAAACCATATGATCTTATAGGACTTTTATCAGGACAGGAAAGCATAGCAGAACCCTGGGAAATAATAAAAGAATATCAAGAACTTGACAGCAGACTATACAAAGTTTTGGAATCACTTCTGGAAGAAAACGAGGAAGGCTACTTTGACTTTAACACCCCCATGGCTCTTCTTACAATACTTGACGACCCGTCCTACCAAGCAGAAAAATACGATGCCATAATAATAGACGAGGCACAGGACTTTAAAAAGACATGGTGTGATTGCCTGTTAAAACTTATGCAAAGCAAAAGAAACAGGATTGTCTACATTTTCTACGACGACAACCAGAACATATTTGCAAAAAAAGGCCAGCTCCCTGTAATAGAACTAATAAACAACTATAACGTAAACCCCTATCTGTACAAACTGAGAAAAAACATAAGAAACACACAAGCAATCCATGACTACGCAATAAGCAGAACCGACTTGGGCAAGACAGCAGAATCAATAGACATAAGAGGACTGGAGCCCAAAGTGATATATGTAAAAACAGAAAGAGAAGCAAGAGAAGAAACAGGCAGACTTCTTACAGAGCTAATAGAACAGGAAAAAATAGCCAATAAAAACATAATAGTACTCACAGACACATCAGTAAAAGACTCAGCCTTTAGAGAAGAAAAACAAGTCGGGCCATTTAAACTCACAGAAAGCGGCAAAGGCGACTCCGGCAAATACGTCCGTCTGCGTTCGGTAAGAAGATTCAAAGGACTGGAGTCGGATGCAGTGATATTAGTGCTTCATCCAGAAACAAAAAAACTGGAAAAACGCAACGAACTTCTGTACGTTGCTATAACCCGCGCAAGATTCCTTCTTTACATCATAGAAATAGAAGAATAA
- the hydG gene encoding [FeFe] hydrogenase H-cluster radical SAM maturase HydG → MNSVVSRSLVEKPFIDRDKLYGLLDAHEPSPVRLGELLDKALKLGGLELSEVAELLRVESSEGIRRIMEAARLVKQEIYGKRLVLFAPLYVANYCDNNCVYCGFRKANSSLNRVALNLGEVRQEVEALLRQGHKRLLMLMGESEKTTLDYFIETIRTAYSVRVGEQNIRRINVEIAPLTVEDFARLKKENIGTYACFQETYDPVAYKKFHPSGPKSDYEWRLLVMDRAMEGCIDDVGIGALFGLADYRFEVLALIEHARHLEAAFGCGPHTVSVPRLEPAEGAPLASRPPHPVSDEDFKKLVAVIRLALPYTGIILSTRESEELRNELFNYGVSQISAGSRTNPGAYDEDHPESGAQFSLGDHRSLEEVISCLIDQGYVPSFCTGCYRKGRVGADFMDLAKPGLIKAYCLPNALFTFAEYLGDFASQDVRARGMALIRRLAETEVPESRREKTLAELDSIAAGHRDVYF, encoded by the coding sequence ATGAATTCTGTTGTGTCTCGTTCCCTGGTAGAGAAGCCGTTTATAGATAGGGATAAGCTCTATGGGCTTTTGGATGCGCATGAGCCTTCTCCTGTGAGGCTTGGTGAGTTGCTCGATAAGGCTCTTAAGCTTGGCGGGCTTGAGCTTTCTGAGGTTGCCGAGCTTCTTAGGGTGGAGAGCTCTGAGGGTATAAGGCGTATTATGGAGGCTGCGCGTCTAGTAAAGCAGGAAATTTATGGTAAGCGTCTTGTGCTTTTTGCGCCTCTTTATGTTGCCAACTATTGTGATAATAATTGTGTTTATTGTGGTTTTAGAAAGGCTAATTCTTCTCTTAATCGTGTTGCTCTCAATCTTGGCGAGGTAAGGCAGGAGGTTGAGGCTCTTTTGAGGCAGGGGCATAAGAGGCTTCTCATGCTTATGGGTGAGTCAGAGAAGACTACTCTTGACTATTTTATAGAAACCATAAGGACTGCGTATTCCGTAAGGGTTGGGGAGCAGAATATAAGGCGTATCAATGTGGAGATTGCTCCTCTTACTGTGGAGGACTTTGCCCGTCTTAAGAAGGAGAATATAGGTACTTATGCTTGTTTTCAGGAGACTTATGACCCTGTTGCCTATAAGAAGTTTCATCCTTCTGGGCCCAAGTCCGATTATGAGTGGCGTCTTCTTGTTATGGACAGGGCTATGGAGGGCTGTATAGATGATGTGGGAATTGGTGCTCTCTTTGGTCTTGCAGATTACAGGTTTGAAGTGCTTGCGCTTATAGAGCATGCCAGGCATCTTGAAGCTGCTTTTGGCTGTGGCCCTCATACTGTGAGCGTACCTCGTCTGGAACCTGCTGAGGGTGCTCCTCTTGCTTCCAGACCACCGCATCCTGTGAGCGATGAGGATTTTAAAAAACTTGTTGCTGTTATAAGGCTTGCTCTTCCTTATACTGGTATAATTCTTTCTACACGCGAGAGCGAGGAGCTTAGAAATGAGCTTTTTAATTATGGTGTCAGCCAGATTTCTGCTGGGTCCCGTACTAATCCTGGTGCTTATGATGAGGATCATCCAGAGTCTGGTGCCCAGTTTTCTCTTGGCGACCATAGAAGCCTTGAGGAGGTTATTTCTTGTCTTATCGATCAGGGCTATGTTCCTTCCTTTTGTACTGGTTGTTACCGCAAGGGGCGTGTAGGTGCCGATTTTATGGATCTTGCAAAACCGGGGCTTATCAAAGCTTATTGTCTGCCCAATGCTCTTTTTACTTTTGCAGAGTATCTTGGGGATTTTGCTTCTCAGGATGTGCGTGCGCGCGGTATGGCTCTTATAAGAAGGCTTGCAGAGACAGAGGTGCCGGAGTCAAGGAGAGAGAAGACTCTTGCAGAGCTTGACAGTATTGCTGCCGGCCATAGGGATGTGTATTTCTAG
- a CDS encoding lyase family protein translates to MVMYPGPETKKACDNFGEERLPRDLIRAYGEVKFAVLSAIQEEEAFFSVLHWECISLAIEELISGLLDDYLCIPLMQGGAGTSINMCINETIAMRANSLLEERGEKGLLDSVEHINRYQSTNDTFTTAITIAVFRKLIELEKLVIDIQKLLADRERSYAGILMAGRTEMQDALPITLGQVFGSWAGMFERDRWRLNKIKERLRTIALGGTAVGTGFPVPASIVFASEARLREITGLPLARSQNLPDEIANLDKYTELAHGIRQVCDNIFKLTGDLLIYTSSQTGELVHPELQSGSSIMAAKTNPVLLEYARGLSIAASYSALSVSEYSRNGQLQLNAFLPFVCEELFRAFELAKKALAALIRLIPKLEVNKKRIEENLLRSHILLNALLPVIGYRRVKELYHSHPEPFLSTHELADYAAKKTGLDKKKILEAIDIDNITSFGGRKNA, encoded by the coding sequence ATGGTCATGTATCCCGGACCTGAGACAAAAAAGGCCTGTGATAATTTTGGTGAGGAAAGATTGCCCAGAGATCTTATAAGGGCTTATGGTGAGGTTAAGTTTGCTGTTCTCTCTGCTATACAGGAAGAGGAGGCCTTTTTCTCTGTGCTCCACTGGGAATGTATAAGTCTGGCAATAGAAGAGCTTATTTCCGGTCTTCTTGATGATTATCTCTGTATTCCTCTTATGCAGGGAGGAGCTGGCACGAGCATCAACATGTGCATCAACGAGACAATAGCGATGCGTGCCAACAGCCTTCTTGAGGAGAGAGGGGAAAAGGGACTTCTTGACTCTGTAGAGCACATCAACAGATATCAGTCCACCAATGATACCTTTACCACTGCAATCACAATTGCTGTCTTTAGAAAGCTTATAGAACTGGAAAAACTGGTAATAGATATACAAAAACTGCTTGCTGACAGAGAAAGAAGCTATGCAGGTATTCTCATGGCAGGAAGAACAGAGATGCAGGATGCCCTTCCCATTACTCTTGGGCAGGTTTTTGGTTCATGGGCAGGAATGTTTGAGCGTGACAGATGGCGTTTGAATAAGATAAAAGAGAGGTTAAGGACAATAGCTCTTGGTGGTACTGCTGTGGGGACGGGTTTCCCTGTACCTGCTAGCATAGTGTTTGCAAGCGAAGCTCGACTGAGAGAAATTACAGGGCTGCCGCTAGCAAGAAGCCAGAATCTTCCTGATGAGATAGCTAATCTGGATAAATATACTGAGCTAGCGCATGGTATCAGGCAAGTCTGTGACAATATTTTTAAACTTACAGGCGACCTTTTGATATATACATCCTCGCAGACAGGTGAACTTGTGCATCCTGAGCTGCAATCTGGTAGCAGCATAATGGCAGCTAAGACCAATCCTGTACTTTTGGAATATGCAAGAGGCCTCTCTATTGCAGCCTCATATTCTGCACTATCTGTGAGTGAGTATTCCAGAAACGGACAGCTCCAGCTCAATGCCTTTTTGCCCTTTGTCTGTGAGGAACTCTTTAGAGCTTTTGAGCTCGCAAAAAAGGCTCTGGCAGCATTGATAAGACTCATTCCCAAGCTGGAAGTAAACAAAAAAAGGATAGAAGAGAACCTTCTTCGTTCCCACATACTTCTCAATGCCCTTCTTCCTGTTATTGGATACAGACGAGTAAAGGAGCTCTATCACAGCCATCCCGAGCCTTTTTTAAGCACCCACGAGCTTGCAGACTATGCTGCGAAGAAAACCGGACTGGACAAAAAGAAGATATTGGAAGCAATAGACATAGATAACATAACATCCTTTGGCGGGAGAAAAAATGCATGA